One Tumebacillus sp. BK434 genomic window carries:
- the spoIVA gene encoding stage IV sporulation protein A, whose product MEKFDIFKDIAERTGGDIYLGVVGPVRTGKSTFIKKFMELIVLPNIKEEADRVRATDELPQSAAGKTIMTTEPKFIPNQAVEIGVAEGLDINVRLVDCVGYCVEGARGYEDENGPRMVTTPWFDEPIPFQEAAEVGTRKVIADHSTIGLVVTTDGSIAEIDRDSYIEAEERVIAELKEMGKPFVIVINSTEPHSERAEALRQELMEKYDQPVIALSVQGMRQEDIMNVLREALYEFPVHEVNVNLPSWVMVLDQEHWLRSNFEECVRETVKDIRRLRDIDRVVAHFGEFEFVARAALANMDMGHGVADIDLIAPDELYDQVLTEVVGVEIRGKDHLLQLMKDFTYAKREYDKVAEALRMVRLTGYGIAPPVLEEMTLDEPELIRQGSRFGVRLKATAPSIHMIRVDVESEFAPIVGTEKQSEELVRYLMQDFEEDPLKIWDSDIFGKSLAAIVREGISAKLSMMPENAQYKLKETLERIINEGSGGLIAIIL is encoded by the coding sequence GTGGAAAAGTTCGACATTTTCAAAGACATCGCGGAACGGACCGGAGGCGACATCTATCTGGGTGTCGTGGGCCCTGTCCGTACGGGGAAATCTACTTTTATCAAGAAGTTTATGGAGCTGATCGTCCTTCCGAACATCAAGGAAGAGGCGGACCGCGTACGCGCAACAGACGAGTTGCCGCAATCGGCTGCCGGAAAGACCATCATGACCACCGAGCCGAAATTCATCCCGAACCAGGCGGTTGAAATCGGCGTTGCAGAAGGGCTGGACATCAACGTCCGCCTCGTGGACTGCGTAGGCTATTGCGTCGAAGGCGCACGCGGCTACGAAGATGAAAACGGCCCGCGCATGGTCACGACGCCGTGGTTCGACGAGCCGATTCCGTTCCAGGAAGCGGCCGAAGTCGGTACGCGCAAAGTCATCGCGGACCACTCGACGATCGGTCTGGTCGTCACCACCGACGGTTCGATCGCCGAGATCGACCGCGACTCCTACATCGAAGCGGAAGAGCGCGTCATCGCGGAACTGAAAGAGATGGGCAAACCGTTTGTTATCGTCATCAACTCGACCGAACCGCACTCTGAGCGCGCCGAAGCGCTGCGCCAAGAGCTGATGGAAAAATACGACCAGCCGGTCATCGCGCTGTCGGTGCAGGGGATGCGCCAGGAAGACATCATGAACGTCCTGCGCGAAGCTCTCTACGAGTTCCCCGTACACGAAGTCAACGTCAACCTCCCGAGCTGGGTGATGGTGCTCGACCAGGAGCACTGGCTGCGCTCCAACTTTGAAGAATGCGTCCGCGAGACGGTCAAAGACATCCGCCGCCTGCGCGACATCGACCGCGTGGTCGCACACTTCGGCGAATTTGAGTTCGTCGCCCGTGCGGCGCTGGCGAACATGGATATGGGTCACGGTGTGGCCGACATCGACCTGATCGCGCCCGATGAGCTGTACGATCAAGTGCTGACCGAAGTGGTCGGCGTGGAGATCCGCGGCAAAGACCACCTGCTGCAGCTGATGAAAGACTTCACCTACGCCAAACGCGAATACGACAAAGTGGCCGAAGCGTTGCGCATGGTGCGCCTGACCGGGTACGGGATCGCGCCGCCGGTGCTGGAAGAAATGACGCTCGACGAGCCGGAGCTGATCCGTCAAGGCTCCCGCTTCGGGGTGCGCCTGAAGGCGACCGCGCCGTCGATCCACATGATCCGCGTCGATGTGGAAAGCGAATTCGCACCGATCGTCGGCACGGAGAAGCAGTCGGAAGAGCTGGTGCGCTACCTGATGCAGGACTTCGAAGAAGATCCGCTCAAGATCTGGGATTCTGACATCTTCGGCAAATCGCTGGCTGCGATCGTGCGCGAAGGCATCTCGGCGAAGCTCTCGATGATGCCGGAAAACGCGCAGTATAAGCTGAAAGAAACCTTGGAACGCATCATCAACGAAGGCAGCGGCGGACTGATTGCGATCATTCTTTAA